A single Nitrosospira multiformis ATCC 25196 DNA region contains:
- a CDS encoding tryptophan--tRNA ligase, whose translation MFADRVLSGMRPTGGLHLGHYHGVLKNWIELQHQFECLFFVADWHALTTHYDTPEIIEEHVWDMVIDWLAAGVDPAQATLFIQSRVPAHAELHVLLSMITPLGWLERVPSYKDQQEKLVEKELNTYGFLGYPLLQSADILIYRATRVPVGEDQTPHIEFTREIARRFNHVYGKEPGFQEKAEAAIKKLGSRKARLYRDLRNRYQEQGDDEALAAAKSLLDEQQNLSMGDQERLFGYLEGGGKMILSEPEAMLTKASKMPGLDGQKMSKSYNNTITLREDPESVTRKIRTMPTDPARVRRTDPGTPEKCPVWQFHLVYSDEDTKRWAYEGCITAGIGCLDCKQPVIDAILTEQRPMHQRARMYEEEPSLVRNIIADGCERADKLAQETMREVREAMGLDYS comes from the coding sequence ATGTTCGCTGATCGTGTTTTGTCGGGAATGCGGCCGACGGGAGGCCTGCATCTGGGGCATTATCATGGGGTGCTCAAAAACTGGATAGAACTGCAACACCAGTTTGAGTGCCTGTTCTTTGTCGCCGACTGGCATGCCCTCACAACCCATTACGATACGCCGGAAATCATCGAAGAGCATGTCTGGGACATGGTGATCGACTGGCTTGCAGCCGGTGTCGACCCGGCCCAGGCGACGTTGTTCATACAGTCGCGTGTTCCCGCACACGCAGAGTTGCACGTGCTGCTTTCCATGATCACCCCGCTCGGCTGGCTGGAACGTGTCCCGTCCTACAAGGATCAGCAGGAAAAGCTGGTTGAAAAAGAATTGAACACATATGGCTTCCTTGGATACCCCTTGCTGCAAAGCGCGGACATCCTTATTTACCGGGCTACACGAGTGCCGGTGGGAGAGGATCAAACGCCGCATATCGAGTTCACCCGGGAAATTGCGCGACGCTTTAATCATGTCTACGGCAAGGAGCCTGGATTCCAGGAAAAGGCGGAAGCGGCGATCAAGAAACTGGGGTCCCGAAAAGCCCGCCTCTATCGGGACTTGAGGAATCGCTATCAGGAACAGGGAGACGACGAAGCGCTTGCGGCGGCGAAGTCATTGCTGGATGAGCAGCAAAATTTGAGCATGGGTGACCAGGAACGCTTGTTCGGGTATCTGGAAGGCGGTGGAAAGATGATTCTTTCCGAGCCGGAAGCGATGCTGACGAAAGCGTCGAAAATGCCAGGGCTGGACGGGCAGAAGATGTCCAAGTCTTATAACAACACCATTACCCTGCGTGAAGATCCGGAGAGCGTCACGAGAAAGATTCGTACGATGCCGACCGACCCCGCCCGGGTGCGGCGTACCGACCCCGGAACCCCGGAGAAGTGCCCGGTATGGCAATTCCATCTCGTATACTCGGACGAAGATACGAAGAGGTGGGCTTATGAGGGCTGTATCACTGCTGGTATCGGCTGTCTGGACTGCAAGCAGCCTGTCATCGATGCAATACTGACCGAGCAGCGGCCAATGCATCAACGCGCGCGCATGTACGAAGAAGAGCCTTCACTGGTGCGAAATATCATTGCTGACGGTTGCGAGAGGGCCGATAAGCTGGCACAGGAAACCATGCGTGAGGTGAGAGAGGCAATGGGACTGGATTATTCCTGA
- a CDS encoding primosomal protein N', producing the protein MSIIRVALDKPLNTLFDYLGPAGVTEQDIGCRVFVPFGKSRMTGVIMEVASYSDISPDKIKQAGQVFRDVPPLPPELLDLFRFCSEYYHHPLGEVVMNGLPIRLRGSQPFFIRTAPIVFQYRLTTKGRAVDISAIPGRSIAKRRLLVKLKESGMIEDGEAKQFSSRTSEAMKEFVGLQWVEEIPLAPPVVSTSPSQETSPLPVLTPAQKNAIDAIVPKMGEFHTWLLHGVTGSGKTEIYLQLISLLLRQARQTLVLVPEINLTPQLELIFRARFPGVRLVSLHSGLNPTERAEGWVQAQHGEAEIILGTRLAVFTPLPRLGMIIVDEEHDLSFKQQEGLRYSARDVAVFRAKRAGIPIVLGSATPSLETYYNAITGRYLLLRLPSRAPDNASLPTVQYIDIGKIKTQEGFSPPVIAALEKGLASNQQSLVFINRRGYAPILLCRACGWTALCHRCSSRLVVHLREKKLRCHHCGHQAEFPSLCPECGNQDIAPFGHGTQRIEAALTRLFPDARIARIDRDSTRRKDSWQRILKDIREQRVDILVGTQILAKGHDFPNLSLVSILNSDASLFSTDFRASERLFAQLMQVAGRAGRSGTPGEVLIQTRFPDHPLYRALYQHDYDALARILLEERKTAHFPPFVYQALLRAEAPAIATTLAFLAKAATLAKAPHQIKVFDPVPAQMARLKGMERAYLLVQSRSRKKLQEFLGNWRTKLDSLPSHKVRWTLDIDPLEF; encoded by the coding sequence ATGTCCATCATTCGCGTTGCGCTTGATAAGCCTTTGAATACACTTTTCGATTATCTCGGCCCGGCAGGAGTAACAGAGCAGGATATCGGTTGTCGCGTATTCGTTCCCTTTGGAAAAAGTCGCATGACGGGGGTTATCATGGAGGTAGCCTCTTACTCCGACATTTCCCCGGACAAGATCAAGCAAGCCGGTCAGGTATTCCGCGATGTTCCACCCCTCCCCCCGGAGTTGCTCGATTTATTCCGTTTTTGCAGCGAGTATTACCACCACCCCCTGGGAGAAGTGGTAATGAATGGCCTACCAATCAGATTGCGCGGCAGTCAACCTTTTTTCATTCGCACGGCTCCCATCGTTTTTCAATATCGCCTCACGACGAAGGGTCGCGCTGTCGATATATCGGCCATTCCGGGTCGCAGCATCGCCAAACGTAGACTTCTGGTAAAGCTGAAGGAGTCCGGGATGATCGAAGATGGAGAGGCAAAGCAATTTTCCAGCCGAACCTCCGAGGCCATGAAGGAGTTCGTCGGTTTGCAATGGGTGGAAGAAATACCTCTTGCGCCCCCTGTGGTTTCGACGTCTCCGTCTCAAGAAACATCCCCGCTCCCCGTCCTGACCCCCGCGCAGAAAAATGCGATCGATGCAATAGTCCCGAAAATGGGGGAATTCCATACATGGCTATTGCATGGAGTGACGGGCAGCGGAAAAACGGAGATATACCTGCAATTGATTTCACTGCTGCTGCGCCAGGCACGACAGACGCTCGTCCTCGTCCCGGAGATCAACCTGACGCCACAATTGGAGCTCATCTTCCGCGCTCGCTTTCCCGGAGTAAGGCTGGTCAGCCTCCATAGCGGATTAAATCCCACTGAACGCGCCGAAGGATGGGTCCAGGCGCAGCATGGAGAAGCCGAAATAATACTGGGTACCCGGCTCGCTGTATTTACTCCGCTCCCAAGGCTGGGAATGATCATCGTGGATGAGGAGCACGATCTCTCATTCAAACAGCAGGAGGGTTTGCGCTACTCGGCGCGGGATGTCGCTGTCTTTCGTGCAAAGCGCGCCGGAATACCCATAGTATTGGGTTCGGCCACTCCGTCACTCGAAACCTATTACAACGCCATTACAGGACGCTATCTCCTGTTGCGCCTGCCCTCGCGCGCTCCCGACAATGCCTCCCTGCCCACGGTGCAGTATATCGATATCGGTAAAATAAAAACCCAGGAGGGCTTTTCCCCTCCGGTCATCGCCGCGCTGGAAAAAGGTCTGGCATCAAACCAGCAAAGCCTGGTTTTTATAAACCGTCGTGGTTACGCGCCAATTCTGCTATGCAGGGCATGCGGGTGGACAGCGCTCTGCCATCGCTGCTCTAGCCGTCTGGTTGTCCACTTGCGCGAAAAAAAACTGCGCTGTCACCATTGCGGCCATCAAGCGGAATTTCCCAGCCTCTGTCCGGAATGCGGGAATCAGGATATTGCTCCTTTTGGTCACGGCACACAACGAATCGAAGCTGCATTGACCCGGCTTTTTCCCGATGCCCGCATCGCCCGGATAGATCGCGACAGCACGAGGCGGAAAGATTCCTGGCAGCGGATATTGAAAGATATTCGTGAGCAACGCGTGGACATACTCGTAGGCACGCAGATTCTCGCGAAAGGACACGATTTTCCAAATCTATCGCTGGTCAGTATTCTGAATTCCGACGCCTCCCTGTTCAGCACCGATTTCCGCGCATCGGAGCGATTGTTTGCCCAATTGATGCAGGTAGCCGGACGCGCGGGCCGTTCAGGTACCCCGGGGGAAGTTTTGATTCAAACCCGGTTCCCCGATCACCCGCTCTACCGCGCCCTGTACCAGCACGATTACGACGCGCTTGCCCGGATTCTGCTGGAAGAGAGGAAAACCGCGCATTTCCCGCCATTCGTCTATCAGGCTCTATTACGGGCGGAGGCGCCGGCAATCGCTACCACACTCGCCTTTCTTGCCAAGGCGGCAACCTTGGCAAAAGCGCCACACCAGATTAAGGTATTTGATCCGGTTCCGGCCCAAATGGCGCGGCTGAAGGGAATGGAGCGCGCTTATCTGCTGGTGCAGTCAAGGTCCAGAAAGAAGCTGCAGGAATTCCTCGGGAACTGGCGCACGAAGCTCGACAGCCTTCCCAGCCATAAAGTGCGCTGGACGCTGGACATCGACCCGCTGGAATTCTAG
- a CDS encoding copper resistance CopC family protein — translation MQPSMISADRRASVHLLAGSLLSFLLLVAGLHSSPALAHAMLVKAEPARRAQLTQAPTQVRLFFNEEVEKDYAALSVLDASKTPVTETKPHIDANDPKAIVLPLPELSPGKYTVKFRVLSVDGHVVDSSHDFTIKNKAAAK, via the coding sequence ATGCAACCATCGATGATATCTGCCGACAGGAGAGCAAGTGTTCACTTACTGGCAGGCAGCCTTTTGTCGTTCCTGCTGCTGGTAGCGGGGCTGCACAGCAGCCCGGCGCTGGCGCACGCCATGCTGGTCAAGGCAGAACCTGCGCGCCGCGCGCAACTGACCCAGGCCCCCACCCAGGTGCGGCTGTTCTTCAACGAAGAAGTCGAAAAGGACTATGCCGCACTCTCCGTACTCGACGCCTCCAAGACCCCTGTCACCGAAACCAAACCGCATATCGATGCCAACGACCCCAAAGCCATCGTTCTGCCCCTGCCGGAATTGAGCCCGGGCAAGTACACGGTCAAGTTCCGGGTGCTGTCGGTGGACGGGCATGTGGTTGACTCGTCCCACGACTTCACGATAAAGAACAAAGCCGCCGCGAAATGA
- the scpB gene encoding SMC-Scp complex subunit ScpB: MSDRSASLPPSNFSVSSPAQVKKVLEAALLTSPEPLPLAELKKLFAGELGSEILRRLLDELNRDWEGRGVELVQVAGGWRFQARAEMQEFLDRLNPQKPPRYSRAVLETLAIIAYRQPATRGDIEEIRGVAVASSVLKALESRGWISAVGHREVPGRPILYATTVEFLNDLGLRSLEELPPLEELGSLIEPKESVEQLPDPENMPQPGNPD; encoded by the coding sequence ATGTCCGACCGATCAGCGTCCTTACCACCGTCTAATTTCTCCGTTTCATCCCCTGCTCAGGTTAAAAAGGTTCTGGAAGCTGCATTACTTACCAGCCCGGAACCCCTCCCTCTGGCGGAACTGAAAAAACTGTTCGCGGGTGAACTGGGCTCGGAAATCCTGCGGCGCCTGCTGGACGAGTTGAACAGAGACTGGGAAGGAAGAGGGGTGGAACTCGTGCAGGTCGCAGGCGGGTGGCGCTTTCAGGCTCGAGCGGAAATGCAGGAATTTCTCGACCGCCTCAATCCGCAAAAGCCACCCCGCTATTCGCGGGCGGTATTGGAAACGCTCGCCATCATTGCGTATCGCCAGCCGGCGACGCGCGGGGATATCGAGGAGATACGGGGCGTTGCGGTCGCAAGTTCAGTGCTAAAGGCACTGGAATCAAGAGGCTGGATATCTGCCGTCGGTCACCGTGAGGTACCGGGTCGACCCATCTTGTATGCTACGACCGTTGAATTTCTTAATGATCTTGGACTTCGCTCCCTGGAAGAATTGCCGCCATTGGAAGAACTGGGCTCACTGATTGAACCGAAGGAAAGCGTGGAACAACTGCCTGATCCAGAGAACATGCCCCAACCAGGCAATCCCGATTGA
- a CDS encoding methane monooxygenase/ammonia monooxygenase subunit B, translating into MKNLFKKSIAGVCSLAALGLALTLDIQPAAAHGERSQEPFLRMRTIQWYDMKWGPETTKVNDIATMTGKFHLAEDWPRAVGKPGRAFFNVGSPSPVFVRLSTKLNGEPTYISGPMEIGRDYAFEVRLKARIPGRHHMHAMVNIKDAGPIAGPAAWMNISGSWDDFTNPVKLLTGETIDTETFNFSNGIFWHILWLSLGIFWIGYYVARPMFLPRSRVLLAYGDELLLDPMDRKVAWVVLILTFGIVWGGYRYTETKHPYTVPIQAGESKVEPLPVKPNPIAIKVTHANYDVPGRALRVTMSVTNSGDKPYRIGEFTTAGVRFINKVGLKHLDRGYPKELVATGLSFDNETPIQPGETREVKMEAKDALWEVQRLMALLGDPESRFGGLLMTWSEDGDRNINSIAGAVIPVFTKL; encoded by the coding sequence ATGAAGAACCTGTTCAAGAAGAGTATAGCCGGGGTATGCAGCCTTGCCGCCCTGGGACTGGCGCTGACGCTCGACATCCAGCCGGCGGCGGCCCACGGGGAACGCTCGCAGGAACCGTTCCTGCGCATGCGTACCATCCAGTGGTATGACATGAAATGGGGCCCCGAGACCACCAAGGTCAACGACATAGCCACCATGACCGGCAAATTCCACCTGGCCGAAGACTGGCCGCGCGCGGTGGGCAAGCCTGGACGCGCCTTCTTCAACGTAGGCAGCCCAAGCCCCGTGTTCGTGCGTCTTAGCACCAAGCTCAACGGCGAGCCGACCTACATCTCCGGACCGATGGAGATTGGGCGCGACTACGCCTTTGAAGTGAGGTTGAAGGCGCGCATCCCCGGACGCCACCACATGCACGCCATGGTCAACATCAAGGACGCAGGCCCGATTGCAGGTCCTGCCGCCTGGATGAACATCTCCGGCAGCTGGGACGACTTCACCAACCCGGTGAAGCTCTTGACGGGCGAGACCATCGACACCGAGACCTTCAACTTCAGCAACGGCATCTTCTGGCACATCCTGTGGCTGTCCCTTGGCATTTTCTGGATCGGCTACTATGTGGCGCGGCCCATGTTCCTGCCAAGAAGCCGGGTGCTGCTGGCCTACGGGGACGAACTCCTGCTCGACCCCATGGACCGGAAAGTTGCCTGGGTGGTGCTGATACTCACCTTTGGCATCGTCTGGGGCGGCTATCGCTACACCGAGACCAAGCACCCGTACACGGTGCCGATCCAGGCTGGCGAATCCAAGGTTGAACCGCTGCCGGTGAAACCCAACCCGATCGCAATCAAGGTCACGCACGCCAACTACGACGTGCCGGGACGCGCCTTGCGGGTAACGATGTCTGTTACCAACAGCGGCGACAAGCCCTACCGCATCGGGGAATTCACCACTGCGGGCGTGCGCTTCATCAACAAGGTTGGCTTGAAGCACCTGGACCGCGGCTATCCGAAGGAACTGGTGGCCACCGGTCTGTCGTTTGACAACGAGACGCCGATCCAGCCTGGCGAGACGCGCGAAGTCAAGATGGAAGCGAAAGACGCGCTGTGGGAAGTGCAACGGCTGATGGCGCTCCTGGGTGACCCGGAAAGCCGCTTTGGCGGACTTCTCATGACCTGGAGCGAGGATGGCGATCGCAACATCAACAGCATCGCAGGTGCGGTCATCCCGGTCTTCACCAAGCTGTAA
- a CDS encoding methane monooxygenase/ammonia monooxygenase subunit A, whose amino-acid sequence MSRTDEILKAAKMPPEAVKMSRMIDVIYFPILCILLVGTYHMHFMLLAGDWDFWLDWKDRQWWPVVTPIVGITYCAAIMYYLWVNYRLPFGATLCIVCLLVGEWLTRFWGFYWWSHYPMNFVFPSTMIPGALVMDTVLLLTRNWMITALVGGGAFGLLFYPGNWTIFGPTHLPLVAEGVLLSVADYTGFLYVRTGTPEYVRLIEQGSLRTFGGHTTVIASFFSAFVSMLMFTVWWYFGKVYCTAFYYVKGARGRVSMKNDVTAFGEEGFAEGIK is encoded by the coding sequence ATGAGCAGAACAGATGAAATACTGAAGGCGGCGAAGATGCCGCCCGAAGCGGTAAAGATGTCCAGGATGATAGACGTGATTTACTTCCCGATTCTATGCATCCTGCTGGTTGGAACCTACCACATGCACTTCATGCTGCTGGCGGGTGACTGGGACTTCTGGCTTGACTGGAAGGACCGGCAATGGTGGCCTGTGGTAACCCCGATTGTAGGGATCACCTACTGTGCCGCGATCATGTACTACCTGTGGGTGAACTACCGCCTGCCGTTTGGAGCCACACTGTGCATCGTGTGCCTTCTGGTGGGTGAATGGCTGACCCGTTTCTGGGGTTTCTACTGGTGGTCGCACTACCCCATGAACTTTGTATTCCCCTCCACCATGATTCCCGGCGCGCTGGTGATGGACACCGTCCTGCTTCTGACGCGCAACTGGATGATCACGGCACTGGTTGGCGGCGGCGCCTTTGGTTTGTTGTTCTATCCTGGCAACTGGACCATCTTCGGGCCGACCCACCTGCCGCTGGTGGCAGAAGGCGTGCTGCTCTCGGTAGCCGACTACACGGGCTTTCTGTATGTCCGTACCGGCACCCCTGAGTACGTGCGACTGATCGAACAAGGGTCACTGCGCACCTTTGGCGGTCACACCACCGTTATCGCCTCCTTCTTCTCCGCGTTCGTCTCCATGCTCATGTTCACCGTCTGGTGGTACTTTGGCAAGGTCTACTGCACCGCCTTCTACTATGTCAAGGGCGCGCGCGGCCGTGTCAGCATGAAGAACGACGTGACAGCATTTGGCGAAGAAGGCTTTGCCGAGGGGATCAAATAA
- a CDS encoding segregation and condensation protein A, whose product MNDFQSLSTEESPAPAGTNPAVNPIARIHGEPVTEIPSDLYIPPDALEVFLDTFQGPLDLLLYLIRKHNLDVLDIAMAELTRQYLAYIEMMRANKLELAAEYLLMAAVLIEIKSRMLLPKPVAKGNEDEVDPRAELVRRLLEYEQMKVAGQKLNKLPQAERDFALTNVWIEQKVIERLPEVNADDLRNAWLILMARLNVNRRHNITREELSVREHMTRILRHVQGHHFVEFSDLFNAAAGAAELVVTFLALLELVKERQVEVSQPSAFGMIYVRPISVLTTV is encoded by the coding sequence ATGAACGACTTTCAAAGCCTTTCCACAGAGGAATCTCCTGCCCCGGCAGGGACAAATCCTGCGGTAAATCCCATTGCCCGGATACATGGCGAGCCGGTGACGGAGATCCCATCGGATTTATATATTCCACCGGATGCGCTGGAAGTATTTCTCGATACGTTTCAGGGGCCACTGGACCTGCTGCTTTATCTTATTCGCAAGCACAATCTGGATGTACTCGATATAGCGATGGCGGAACTCACGCGTCAATATTTGGCTTATATCGAAATGATGCGTGCGAATAAACTGGAACTGGCTGCGGAATACCTTTTGATGGCGGCTGTGCTGATCGAAATCAAGTCGCGGATGTTACTGCCTAAGCCCGTTGCCAAGGGGAATGAGGATGAGGTCGACCCGCGAGCAGAACTGGTGCGGCGTCTGCTGGAATACGAGCAGATGAAGGTCGCCGGGCAGAAGCTCAACAAGTTGCCCCAGGCAGAACGCGATTTTGCGCTGACAAACGTATGGATCGAGCAAAAGGTGATTGAACGCCTGCCGGAAGTCAATGCCGATGATCTTCGCAATGCGTGGCTTATCCTGATGGCGCGCCTGAACGTAAATCGCAGGCACAATATCACGCGGGAAGAACTTTCAGTCCGCGAACATATGACCCGTATCCTGCGGCATGTGCAGGGACACCATTTTGTGGAATTCAGCGATTTATTTAATGCCGCTGCCGGAGCAGCGGAGCTTGTGGTGACGTTTCTGGCGTTATTGGAGCTTGTGAAGGAACGCCAGGTGGAGGTCAGTCAGCCGTCCGCTTTTGGAATGATTTATGTCCGACCGATCAGCGTCCTTACCACCGTCTAA
- a CDS encoding methane monooxygenase/ammonia monooxygenase subunit C yields the protein MATTMGTSSPAKTSGRDYDMSLWYDSKWYKFGLITMLAVAIFWIWYQRTFAYSHGMDSMEPEFEKVWMGLWRVHMIVMPLFALITWGWIWKTRDTKEQLDNLDPKLEVKRYFYWMMWLGVYLFGVYWGGSFFTEQDASWHQVIIRDTSFTPSHVVVFYGSFPMYIVCGIASYLYAMTRLPLYSRGTSFPLVMAIAGPLMILPNVGLNEWGHAFWFMEELFSAPLHWGFVILGWSGLFAGGIAAQIITRYSNLTDVVWNGQSKVILNNRIVPYDKAF from the coding sequence ATGGCAACAACGATGGGAACGTCGAGCCCGGCCAAGACGAGCGGCCGGGACTACGACATGTCGCTGTGGTATGACTCGAAGTGGTACAAGTTTGGCCTGATCACGATGCTGGCGGTAGCGATATTCTGGATCTGGTACCAGCGCACGTTTGCCTACTCGCACGGGATGGACTCGATGGAGCCTGAGTTCGAGAAAGTGTGGATGGGATTGTGGCGAGTGCACATGATCGTGATGCCGCTGTTTGCGCTGATCACCTGGGGCTGGATCTGGAAGACGCGGGACACGAAAGAGCAGCTGGACAATCTTGATCCGAAGCTTGAAGTCAAGCGCTACTTCTACTGGATGATGTGGCTGGGTGTATATCTGTTCGGCGTGTACTGGGGCGGCAGCTTCTTTACCGAACAGGACGCCTCCTGGCACCAGGTCATCATCCGTGACACGAGCTTCACGCCAAGTCACGTAGTGGTGTTCTACGGCTCCTTCCCGATGTACATCGTCTGCGGGATAGCAAGCTACCTGTATGCGATGACGCGTCTGCCGCTGTATTCGCGCGGCACCTCGTTCCCGCTGGTCATGGCGATTGCAGGTCCGCTCATGATTCTGCCGAACGTAGGGTTGAACGAATGGGGTCACGCCTTCTGGTTCATGGAAGAACTGTTCAGCGCACCGCTGCACTGGGGCTTCGTGATTCTGGGCTGGTCGGGGCTGTTTGCAGGCGGGATTGCAGCGCAGATCATCACGCGCTACTCCAACCTGACGGACGTCGTCTGGAACGGCCAGAGCAAAGTCATCCTCAACAACCGCATCGTACCGTACGACAAGGCGTTTTAA
- a CDS encoding CopD family protein, whose amino-acid sequence MIEVIATLLRWAQLASNMILVGGCVFLAIAGSVHSPWVTRVERALPWLALILLTGLFGILATTTAQATGIDENAWHPAAWLSLMENTRMGHIWLARAACALVVFAIALYIRFSPPARWQYILCASVAALTLGVGSLASHAAAEDLSVVSLLPYALHIILGSVWFGALPAFLVVCFACKPQSELKQAQAGSAGTQPALQTQALQRIHAVFQSREEAFRHDAQALRRFSTLALPVMLAVIATGILITYRMVDTNYSGLVATKYGWLLNGKIALLMMVLIIASRARSSWLPLFYEDAGAKGADNGGRKLRKWVSLEFGLALGIVLLATIVANTVPAKHALIQDWPYSFRFSLAATWGEPVIMPRVYGGIALLVLAAAAVFYGRRKHWDKKLRFGLPVLLAVIGLGVGLPPLTVDAYPETYRKTPVPFDTISISNGAVHFAENCVACHGLQGKGDGVMAKSFAKPPVDLLTEPHTARHTAGDFFHWLSFGIPDTGMPSFGDKLDEEDRWDVVNFLHAMSRGYQARLMSPAVKPEQPQPNMGPPNFSYVAQDGSSGTLKDFRNQKNVLLVLFSWPQSRERLAQLEALHAKLQAGNTVLLAVPEHDLSAAALGQLKAGVHFPIVTEGAEEIVRSYALFRRTLSHPDLLGAGTLPDHMEFLVDRFGYLRARWIPELDGAGWSASDMLMQQIAQLNREEEILPPPGEHVH is encoded by the coding sequence ATGATCGAGGTCATCGCGACGCTCCTGCGCTGGGCGCAGCTGGCGTCCAACATGATCCTGGTGGGGGGCTGCGTGTTTCTGGCCATTGCCGGCTCCGTCCACTCGCCCTGGGTCACGCGGGTGGAGCGTGCGCTGCCGTGGCTTGCCCTCATCCTGCTCACCGGCCTGTTCGGCATCCTGGCGACCACCACGGCGCAAGCCACCGGGATTGACGAGAACGCCTGGCATCCGGCCGCCTGGCTCTCCCTCATGGAGAATACGCGCATGGGGCATATCTGGCTCGCGCGCGCCGCCTGCGCGCTCGTCGTCTTTGCCATTGCCCTCTACATCCGCTTCTCCCCGCCCGCACGCTGGCAATACATCCTGTGCGCAAGTGTGGCGGCCTTGACCCTAGGGGTCGGCTCGCTTGCCAGCCACGCCGCAGCCGAGGACCTCTCGGTCGTCTCGCTTCTGCCCTACGCCCTGCACATCATCCTGGGCAGCGTCTGGTTTGGCGCCCTGCCGGCTTTCCTGGTGGTCTGCTTTGCCTGCAAGCCCCAGAGCGAATTGAAGCAGGCGCAAGCCGGAAGCGCCGGAACGCAGCCTGCCCTGCAGACGCAGGCGCTCCAGCGCATCCACGCCGTATTCCAGTCGCGCGAGGAAGCTTTCCGGCATGATGCCCAGGCCCTGCGGCGCTTCTCCACCCTGGCGCTGCCCGTCATGCTGGCGGTGATTGCAACCGGCATCCTCATCACCTACCGCATGGTCGATACCAACTACAGCGGCCTGGTTGCCACCAAATATGGCTGGCTGCTCAATGGCAAGATCGCCCTGCTCATGATGGTGCTCATCATCGCCTCGCGCGCGCGCTCGAGCTGGCTGCCGCTGTTCTACGAGGACGCAGGCGCAAAAGGAGCGGATAACGGCGGGCGCAAACTCAGGAAATGGGTGAGCCTGGAATTCGGGCTGGCCTTAGGGATAGTGCTGCTTGCCACCATCGTGGCCAACACGGTTCCTGCCAAGCACGCCCTGATCCAGGACTGGCCCTATTCCTTCCGTTTCTCCCTTGCGGCCACCTGGGGGGAGCCTGTCATCATGCCGCGCGTCTACGGCGGCATCGCCCTGCTCGTTCTGGCCGCAGCCGCAGTCTTCTATGGGCGCAGGAAGCACTGGGACAAAAAGCTGCGCTTCGGGTTGCCTGTCCTCCTGGCGGTCATCGGATTGGGCGTGGGCCTGCCGCCCTTGACGGTGGATGCCTATCCCGAGACCTACCGCAAGACGCCGGTGCCGTTTGACACCATCTCCATTTCCAATGGCGCCGTCCACTTTGCCGAGAACTGCGTGGCCTGTCACGGGCTGCAGGGCAAGGGCGACGGCGTGATGGCCAAGAGCTTTGCCAAGCCGCCGGTGGACCTCTTGACCGAACCGCACACGGCCCGCCATACCGCAGGCGACTTCTTCCACTGGCTCTCCTTCGGCATCCCCGATACCGGCATGCCCTCCTTTGGCGACAAGCTCGATGAGGAAGACCGCTGGGACGTGGTGAACTTCCTGCACGCCATGTCGCGCGGCTACCAGGCGCGCCTGATGAGTCCCGCTGTCAAGCCCGAGCAGCCGCAGCCCAACATGGGCCCGCCCAATTTCTCGTATGTGGCGCAGGATGGCTCAAGCGGCACCCTGAAGGACTTCCGCAACCAGAAGAACGTGCTGCTGGTATTATTCTCCTGGCCGCAATCCCGCGAGCGCCTGGCGCAACTGGAAGCGCTCCATGCAAAGCTGCAGGCCGGCAACACGGTGCTTCTGGCAGTGCCCGAGCATGACCTGAGTGCTGCCGCGCTGGGCCAGCTCAAGGCGGGCGTTCACTTCCCCATCGTGACCGAAGGGGCGGAGGAGATCGTGCGCAGCTATGCCCTGTTCCGGCGCACGCTCTCCCATCCGGACCTCCTGGGCGCAGGCACGCTGCCTGACCACATGGAGTTCCTGGTGGACCGCTTCGGCTACCTGCGGGCGCGCTGGATACCCGAACTCGATGGCGCAGGCTGGTCCGCCTCCGACATGCTGATGCAGCAGATAGCGCAGCTCAACCGCGAAGAGGAGATCCTGCCCCCACCAGGCGAGCATGTGCACTAG